The following proteins are co-located in the Vigna angularis cultivar LongXiaoDou No.4 chromosome 2, ASM1680809v1, whole genome shotgun sequence genome:
- the LOC108319874 gene encoding UPF0496 protein At3g19330 translates to MLECVSVRPSTPNTNASIPTPSNSQGNSTEVEESEEGEEEDEEDEDASTASLNVSTEFLRAVQAPSYNEIRSIIQAPPPVHHPHDEDSHHRYLLSQLLQPDSNSVREALAKSKPTSKLTRLVSTYFDHSETTSDFCLRLLLTILRARDLYAPLSRLLSVLPADGPPLSQAQCDRAYDLFLQFDSQENPFVLSHLHQLRDSFSHLKGDIQRDLRRCHSRIRMFRHATAGCAVISVAVIAAVAVVAVHAAIGFTAVAATPFCVPRQKRRELARLKQLEAAENGTLVVNDINTIDSLVDRLQTAVEADKAFVRIALERGRERHPIQQVLKELTKNQPVLEHLLGDLEQHIYFCFYSVNKARYALLKEICNHQNL, encoded by the exons ATGCTGGAATGTGTTTCAGTCAGACCCTCCACTCCCAACACCAACGCTTCTATTCCCACACCTTCCAATTCTCAAG GGAACTCCACGGAGGTAGAAGAAtcagaagaaggagaagaagaagatgaagaagatgaagacgCTTCCACCGCAAGCCTAAACGTTTCGACCGAATTCCTCCGCGCCGTGCAGGCCCCCTCCTACAACGAGATCCGCTCCATCATCCAAGCCCCTCCGCCGGTCCACCACCCCCACGACGAAGACTCACACCACCGCTACCTCCTATCTCAGCTCCTCCAACCTGACTCCAACAGCGTTCGTGAAGCCCTCGCCAAGTCCAAACCTACCAGCAAACTCACGCGTCTCGTCTCCACCTACTTCGACCACAGCGAAACCACCTCTGACTTCTGTCTCCGCCTCCTCCTCACCATCCTCCGCGCGCGCGACCTATACGCGCCACTCTCCCGCCTCCTCTCCGTCCTCCCCGCCGATGGGCCGCCGCTCTCCCAGGCCCAGTGCGACCGCGCCTACGACCTCTTCCTCCAATTCGACAGCCAGGAGAACCCCTTCGTGCTCTCCCACCTCCACCAGCTCCGCGACAGCTTCTCCCACCTGAAGGGCGACATCCAGCGCGATCTCCGCAGGTGCCACTCTCGAATCCGTATGTTTCGCCACGCCACCGCCGGGTGCGCCGTTATTTCCGTCGCCGTAATTGCCGCCGTCGCCGTCGTCGCCGTCCATGCGGCAATAGGTTTCACTGCCGTAGCCGCGACGCCGTTTTGTGTTCCCCGGCAGAAGAGGAGGGAGCTTGCGAGGTTGAAGCAGCTTGAGGCTGCGGAGAATGGAACTCTTGTGGTGAATGACATCAACACCATTGATAGCCTAGTTGATCGGCTTCAAACCGCGGTGGAAGCTGATAAGGCTTTCGTTCGGATTGCGTTGGAGAGGGGAAGGGAGAGGCATCCCATTCAGCAGGTGCTTAAAGAGCTTACAAAGAACCAACCGGTTTTGGAGCATTTGCTTGGGGATCTTGAGCAACATATATACTTTTGCTTTTACAGTGTTAACAAGGCCAGATATGCCCTTCTCAAAGAGATATGCAATCATCAAAATCTATAG
- the LOC108319869 gene encoding probable serine/threonine-protein kinase PBL9 has protein sequence MSSTLAAIFGGAAGAVALVGIAILIWFCLSRQRNVSRTSETGSSDPSQVGRHGAIELPIRDTRRFEMEELSLATKSFSDKNLIGEGKFGEVYKGLLQDGMLVAIKKRRGLASQEFVDEVRYLSSIHHRNLVTLLGYCQENSLQFLIYEYVPNGSVSSHLYGRGQQSQQKLEFKLRLSIAQGAAKGLAHLHSLSPRLVHKNFKTANVLVDENFIAKVADAGLRNFLGRVDTAGSSSQVATDEIFLASEVREFRRFSEKSDVYSFGVFLLELLSGKEATASPFPDSNQNLVEWVVSNEERDMMSYDRRLESSFTAEGMEDYIMLMIRCLDPSSERRPAMSYVKTELDRIIEKEMKLTTIMGEGTPYVALGSQLFKSTT, from the exons ATGTCAAGTACTCTTGCAGCAATATTTGGAGGAGCTGCAGGAGCCGTGGCATTGGTAGGGATTGCTATActtatatggttttgtttgtCTCGCCAGAGGAATGTTTCTAGGACTTCAGAGACAGGTTCCTCTGATCCTTCACAAG TTGGAAGACATGGTGCAATCGAGTTGCCTATACGAGACACTAGACGTTTTGAGATGGAAGAACTATCTCTGGCAACAAAAAGTTTCAGTGACAAAAATTTGATTGGAGAAGGGAAATTTGGGGAGGTTTACAAGGGTTTACTTCAAGATGGGATGCTTGTAGCCATCAAAAAACGTCGTGGACTCGCCAGTCAGGAATTTGTGGATGAG GTACGTTATCTCTCATCCATTCACCACCGGAATCTCGTCACTCTTTTAGGCTACTGTCAGGAGAACAGTCTTCAGTTtcttatatatgaatatgtgccTAATGGAAGCGTCTCCAGTCACTTGTATG GCCGTGGTCAACAATCGCAACAGAAGCTAGAATTCAAGCTTAGGCTTTCAATAGCTCAAGGTGCAGCTAAAG GTTTGGCTCATCTTCACTCTCTGAGTCCCCGTTTGGTGCATAAGAATTTCAAAACCGCTAATGTTCTTGTGGATGAAAACTTCATTGCTAAGGTGGCAGATGCTGGACTCCGCAACTTTCTGGGGAGAGTTGACACTGCAGGCTCCTCTTCTCAAGTGGCAACAGATGAAATATTCCTTGCATCAGA GGTGAGAGAGTTCAGACGATTTTCTGAAAAGAGCGATGTATACAGCTTTGGAGTATTTTTGCTGGAATTGTTAAGTGGGAAAGAAGCAACAGCATCACCATTTCCAGACTCTAATCAGAATCTGGTTGAATGG GTGGTAAGCAATGAAGAGCGTGACATGATGTCTTATGATCGGAGATTGGAGAGTAGTTTTACAGCTGAAGGAATGGAAGATTACATCATGCTCATGATCAGATGCTTAGACCCTTCAAGTGAGAGAAGACCTGCAATGAGCTATGTGAAAACGGAACTTGATAGGATCATAGAGAAGGAAATGAAATTGACAACAATCATGGGAGAAGGAACCCCATATGTGGCTCTTGGAAGCCAGTTATTCAAATCAACAACATGA
- the LOC108319876 gene encoding chalcone synthase: MVTVEEIRNSQRSHGPATILAFGTATPSNCVSQEDYPDYYFRITNSEHMTDLKEKFKRMCEKSMIKKRYMHLTEEFLKENPNMCAYMAPSLDVRQDIVVVEVPKLGKEAARKAIKEWGQPKSKITHLVFCTTSGVDMPGADYQLTKLLGLRPSVKRLMMYQQGCFAGGTVLRLAKDLAENNKGARVLVVCSEITAVTFRGPSDAHLDSLVGQALFGDGAAAMIIGADPDRTVERPIFEMVSASQTILPDSDGAIDGHLREVGLTFHLLKDVPGIISKNIEKSLTEAFAPIGINDWNSIFWIAHPGGPAILDQVEEKLRLKPEKLRSTRHVLSEYGNMSSACVLFILDEMRKKSKEEGKGSTGEGLEWGVLFGFGPGLTVETVVLHSVPLEG, encoded by the exons ATGGTCACAGTCGAGGAAATCCGCAACTCCCAGCGCTCCCATGGCCCCGCCACCATTCTCGCCTTCGGCACCGCCACGCCCTCCAACTGCGTCTCCCAAGAGGATTACCCCGACTACTACTTCCGCATTACTAACAGCGAACACATGACCGACCTCAAGGAAAAGTTCAAGCGCATGT GTGAAAAGTCGATGATAAAGAAGCGTTACATGCACCTGACGGAGGAGTTTCTGAAGGAGAATCCAAACATGTGTGCGTACATGGCGCCGTCGCTTGACGTGAGGCAGGACATAGTGGTCGTGGAAGTGCCGAAGCTCGGAAAAGAAGCGGCGAGGAAGGCGATAAAGGAGTGGGGTCAACCCAAATCAAAGATCACGCACCTGGTGTTTTGCACCACTTCAGGCGTCGACATGCCTGGAGCGGATTACCAGCTCACCAAGCTTCTCGGCCTCAGGCCTTCCGTGAAGCGTCTCATGATGTACCAGCAGGGCTGCTTCGCCGGCGGCACCGTGCTCCGTCTCGCCAAGGACCTCGCCGAGAACAACAAGGGCGCCCGCGTCCTCGTAGTCTGCTCCGAAATCACGGCCGTGACTTTCCGCGGCCCGTCCGATGCCCACCTCGACTCCCTCGTCGGCCAGGCTCTATTCGGGGACGGCGCGGCCGCGATGATCATCGGAGCGGATCCTGACAGAACTGTAGAACGTCCGATATTTGAAATGGTATCGGCCTCCCAGACCATTCTGCCGGACTCTGACGGTGCCATCGACGGGCACTTGAGGGAGGTGGGACTAACATTTCACCTCCTGAAAGACGTGCCCGGAATCATCTCGAAGAACATTGAGAAGAGTCTGACGGAGGCGTTTGCGCCGATTGGGATTAATGACTGGAACTCGATCTTTTGGATTGCACATCCGGGTGGACCGGCGATTCTGGACCAGGTGGAGGAGAAGCTCCGGCTGAAACCGGAGAAACTCCGGTCCACTCGGCACGTTCTGAGCGAATATGGAAACATGTCAAGTGCATGTGTTTTGTTCATTCTGGATGAAATGAGGAAGAAGTCGAAGGAGGAAGGGAAGGGTAGCACCGGAGAAGGGCTAGAGTGGGGGGTTTTATTCGGGTTCGGACCGGGTCTAACCGTTGAGACGGTTGTGCTGCACAGCGTTCCGTTGGAGGGGTGA